One window of the Mycobacterium xenopi genome contains the following:
- a CDS encoding phytoene/squalene synthase family protein, with translation MIGSELDAAGVRDPALRAAYRHCRRLNARYGRTFFLATRLLAPDQRPAVHALYGFARQADDILDDFDPGLSTTERARRLQCLAARLADRLRHGHRTDDDPALTAVVHTARAYAIPWQLFDAFLASMRMDLTVTDYPDRDALDRYVHGSAEVIGLQLLPVLGTVAPREEAAPYAAALGKAFQLTNFLRDIDEDLQRGRIYLPADELAAHDVDRDVLMWCHTHRRTDPRVRAALVEQHAVTRKIYDYARGGIAMLQPRSRPCVAVASTLYSEILDRIEDIDFAVFSQRATVGTGRRLQVAGAGLLRAWAARLRGGKG, from the coding sequence ATGATCGGTTCCGAACTCGACGCCGCCGGCGTGCGCGACCCCGCGCTGCGGGCCGCGTATCGGCACTGCCGCCGCCTCAACGCGCGATACGGCCGCACCTTCTTCCTGGCGACCAGGCTGCTCGCGCCCGATCAGCGGCCCGCGGTGCACGCGCTGTACGGGTTTGCCCGGCAGGCCGACGACATCCTCGACGATTTCGACCCGGGGCTTAGCACCACCGAGCGGGCCCGGCGACTGCAATGTCTGGCCGCTCGGTTGGCCGACCGGCTAAGGCACGGCCACCGGACCGACGACGACCCGGCGTTGACGGCGGTGGTGCATACCGCCCGCGCCTACGCGATCCCGTGGCAGCTGTTCGATGCTTTCCTGGCATCGATGCGAATGGACCTGACCGTCACCGACTATCCCGACCGGGATGCGCTGGACCGCTACGTGCACGGCTCAGCCGAGGTGATCGGGCTGCAGCTGCTGCCGGTGCTCGGCACCGTCGCTCCTCGCGAAGAAGCCGCCCCGTACGCCGCGGCACTGGGAAAAGCGTTTCAGCTCACGAACTTTCTGCGTGACATCGACGAGGATCTGCAGCGCGGGCGGATCTATCTGCCCGCTGACGAGCTGGCCGCCCACGATGTCGACCGCGACGTGCTGATGTGGTGCCACACCCACCGACGCACCGACCCCAGAGTGCGGGCCGCGCTGGTCGAGCAGCACGCGGTCACCCGCAAGATCTATGACTATGCCCGCGGCGGCATCGCGATGCTGCAGCCGCGATCACGCCCCTGCGTGGCGGTGGCCTCGACCTTGTACTCGGAGATACTGGACCGCATCGAAGACATCGACTTCGCTGTGTTCAGCCAGCGCGCCACCGTCGGCACCGGGCGGCGGCTGCAGGTGGCCGGCGCGGGCCTGTTGCGGGCATGGGCGGCGCGGTTGCGCGGGGGTAAGGGCTAA
- a CDS encoding lycopene cyclase domain-containing protein, translating to MDRWQYLVVLACCLAVTAPLEMFGAGVYRQPRRLLAAVLPVAAVFVAWDVAAIAAHVWTYSPRFTTGVVLPGRIPIEEVLFFLVIPLCGLLTYNAVSAILGRLRRIRIRSVRRS from the coding sequence ATGGACCGCTGGCAATACCTGGTCGTGCTGGCCTGCTGCCTGGCCGTCACCGCGCCGCTGGAGATGTTCGGCGCCGGCGTATACCGGCAGCCCCGGCGGCTGCTGGCCGCGGTGTTGCCGGTCGCGGCCGTGTTCGTGGCGTGGGACGTGGCGGCCATCGCCGCCCATGTGTGGACCTACAGCCCGCGCTTCACCACAGGTGTCGTGCTGCCCGGGCGCATCCCGATCGAGGAGGTGCTGTTCTTCCTCGTCATCCCGCTGTGCGGGCTCCTTACCTACAACGCGGTCAGTGCAATTCTGGGCCGGCTGCGCCGAATCCGGATCAGGTCGGTGCGGCGGTCATGA
- a CDS encoding DUF2784 domain-containing protein, whose translation MHRSRIGHGCVDLHANLGIPMRLLYRAVVVVAAAAHFAYLIYVPSGGFLALRWPRTIWLHVATVVWGVAVVRWAAPCPLTWLENMAREKAQMRPLDQGGFIDHYVEGVLYPADATRALQLLAFVAAGVSWLVFARAAPRRLPRRGQR comes from the coding sequence ATGCATCGAAGCCGGATCGGCCACGGTTGCGTCGACCTTCACGCTAACCTGGGCATCCCCATGAGACTTCTGTACCGCGCCGTCGTCGTCGTAGCGGCCGCTGCCCATTTCGCGTACCTGATCTACGTGCCGAGCGGAGGATTTTTGGCGCTGCGCTGGCCGCGCACCATCTGGCTGCACGTGGCGACCGTGGTGTGGGGGGTGGCCGTGGTCAGATGGGCCGCCCCGTGCCCGTTGACGTGGCTGGAGAATATGGCTCGCGAAAAGGCGCAGATGCGTCCGCTGGATCAGGGCGGATTCATCGACCATTACGTCGAAGGAGTGCTCTACCCGGCCGACGCGACCAGGGCCCTGCAGTTGCTCGCATTCGTAGCGGCGGGCGTGTCCTGGCTGGTGTTCGCCCGCGCCGCGCCGCGCCGCTTGCCGCGGCGCGGCCAGCGCTGA
- a CDS encoding polyprenyl synthetase family protein: MLALPTVGWAYRDGNAAFETWRASVRDAVLASVADFVATRCAVDLRGPGADIAAEVVQGFVGGGKCVRSTFALLGWLCGADAGAAALRAAASLELLHAFALLQDDVMDDSPVRRGRASAHVQFACWHRDRGLSGSSSRFGESAAMLLGDLCLVWAEQMLRGSGLARDALDRAWPRYDTMRTELAVGQLGDIVVDAASLPSLVEVLDVARRKSGNYTVRWPLEIGAVLAGCDDDVLTLLSGYGEAVGEAFQMRDDLLGIYGSPRVTGKPAGADLSERKATTVVVAAYQLADNGLRRRLSELMGSAELDQSAVDQWRTLIAATGAVELIEQMIAERVAAALELLSSDRIDHGVRDALADMAVACSQRAA; the protein is encoded by the coding sequence ATGCTCGCGTTACCCACTGTGGGGTGGGCATACCGCGACGGGAATGCCGCCTTCGAGACCTGGCGGGCCAGCGTGCGCGACGCCGTGCTGGCTTCGGTGGCCGACTTCGTCGCCACCCGCTGCGCGGTCGACCTGCGCGGGCCAGGCGCCGACATTGCCGCCGAGGTCGTGCAGGGATTCGTCGGTGGCGGCAAGTGCGTGCGCTCGACCTTCGCATTGCTGGGCTGGCTGTGCGGGGCCGATGCCGGGGCGGCGGCGCTGCGGGCGGCCGCCAGCCTCGAGTTGCTGCACGCATTCGCGCTGCTGCAAGACGACGTAATGGACGATTCGCCGGTGCGCCGCGGGCGCGCCTCGGCGCACGTGCAATTCGCTTGCTGGCATCGCGACCGTGGGCTGTCCGGGTCGTCGAGCCGATTCGGGGAGTCGGCCGCGATGCTGCTCGGCGATCTGTGCCTGGTGTGGGCCGAGCAAATGCTGCGGGGAAGCGGACTCGCCCGCGACGCCCTCGACCGCGCCTGGCCGCGCTACGACACCATGCGGACCGAACTCGCGGTCGGGCAACTCGGTGACATTGTCGTCGATGCCGCGAGCCTGCCCAGTCTGGTTGAGGTGCTCGACGTCGCGCGCCGCAAGTCGGGTAACTACACCGTGCGCTGGCCGCTGGAAATCGGAGCCGTCCTCGCTGGCTGCGATGACGATGTGCTCACGCTGCTCAGCGGCTACGGTGAGGCCGTGGGCGAGGCCTTTCAGATGCGAGACGACCTGCTCGGTATCTACGGCTCGCCGCGGGTTACCGGTAAGCCCGCGGGCGCCGATCTGTCGGAGCGCAAGGCCACCACCGTCGTGGTGGCCGCCTATCAGCTGGCGGACAACGGGTTACGGCGTCGGTTGTCGGAGTTGATGGGCTCGGCTGAGCTTGACCAGTCCGCCGTCGACCAGTGGCGCACACTGATCGCGGCCACCGGCGCAGTGGAGTTGATCGAGCAGATGATCGCCGAGCGGGTCGCCGCCGCGCTGGAACTGCTCAGCAGCGACCGTATCGACCACGGCGTGCGCGACGCGTTGGCCGACATGGCCGTGGCATGCTCGCAGCGGGCGGCATGA
- the crtI gene encoding phytoene desaturase family protein, which produces MRRGRDDRRDPAVRRPDQAHGYRRLRDWLTRLYRVEFDSFIAANFDSPLSLVTPQLARLAAIGGFRRWDTMVGRFITDERLRRVFTFQALYAGVPPQRALAVYAVIAYMDTVAGVYFPRGGVRALPDALAAAAANAGVEFRYGATVSALESRAGRVVGLRTDTGERIGCDALVLTTELPDTYRLLGRTPRRLLPLRHAPSAVVVHVGCRAAEHETALHTILFGRAWEKTFRDIIDDGRLMADPSLLVSRLTAGDPALAPAGRDLLYILAPAPNTVVGTVDWDVTGRAYTDELIATVTDRLPQLGADAEVLHVVTPADWARDGMAAGTPFALAHTFTQTGPFRPANTLRGVENVVLAGSSTVPGVGVPTALLSGRLAADRITGAATRTTVARLPGRPR; this is translated from the coding sequence CTGCGACGCGGCCGCGATGACCGCCGAGATCCGGCGGTTCGCCGCCCGGATCAGGCCCACGGCTACCGACGGTTGCGGGACTGGCTCACCCGGCTGTATCGGGTCGAGTTCGACAGTTTCATCGCCGCCAACTTCGACTCGCCACTGTCGCTGGTCACCCCCCAGCTGGCGCGGCTGGCCGCCATCGGGGGCTTCCGCCGGTGGGACACGATGGTGGGCCGGTTCATCACCGACGAACGACTGCGGCGAGTATTCACCTTCCAGGCCCTCTACGCCGGGGTCCCTCCGCAGCGCGCGCTGGCTGTTTACGCCGTGATCGCCTACATGGACACCGTCGCCGGGGTGTACTTTCCGCGCGGTGGAGTGCGGGCGTTGCCCGATGCACTGGCCGCGGCGGCGGCCAATGCCGGAGTCGAATTCCGTTACGGTGCAACAGTATCCGCCTTAGAATCCCGCGCCGGGCGGGTGGTTGGGTTGCGCACCGATACGGGTGAGCGGATCGGGTGCGACGCGCTGGTGCTGACCACCGAACTGCCCGACACCTACCGGCTGTTGGGCCGAACGCCGCGCCGGCTGCTGCCGCTGCGGCACGCGCCGTCGGCGGTCGTCGTGCACGTCGGATGCCGGGCGGCAGAGCACGAAACTGCCCTGCACACAATCCTTTTCGGCCGCGCTTGGGAAAAGACATTTCGCGACATCATCGACGACGGCCGCCTGATGGCTGACCCCTCGCTGCTGGTCAGCAGGCTCACCGCCGGCGATCCCGCTTTGGCGCCGGCCGGCCGTGACCTGCTCTACATCCTGGCGCCGGCCCCCAACACCGTTGTCGGGACTGTCGATTGGGACGTAACCGGGCGGGCCTACACCGACGAGCTGATCGCCACGGTGACCGATCGGCTGCCCCAACTCGGGGCCGACGCAGAAGTGCTGCACGTCGTGACTCCCGCGGATTGGGCGCGCGACGGGATGGCTGCGGGCACCCCGTTCGCGCTGGCGCACACGTTCACTCAGACCGGGCCGTTCCGCCCGGCCAACACCTTGCGCGGCGTCGAGAACGTGGTGCTGGCGGGATCGTCGACCGTGCCCGGCGTGGGTGTGCCCACTGCGCTGCTGTCCGGGCGGCTGGCCGCTGACCGGATCACCGGGGCGGCCACCCGGACGACCGTTGCCCGCCTACCGGGCCGGCCGCGATGA